One genomic segment of Sander lucioperca isolate FBNREF2018 chromosome 10, SLUC_FBN_1.2, whole genome shotgun sequence includes these proteins:
- the LOC118496012 gene encoding G2/M phase-specific E3 ubiquitin-protein ligase-like has protein sequence MPCHNKLVEPSLTSNQKLSGGLLKKLFHQKSIYVRPDKVILSEENQSPSSGEDSHAESLDFAQMSDSDKCVIGSVGDISKEVVSAISTVEAQSLFRNNPSISSGDQVIWCVATEDICTDAPSISADTATMSTSPPVITIDETLILSSGTSAISSGNTSGVSHGPQPSGNISSSTSYSTYLDLFEEEYLSDDHDLQEAISRSLDSSASESDLKVTLERIMEQIASRVNNDSTVRFNIVRRNVWDGASRAMGRSNFSPEKKVDVKFTDDYGISEGAVDNGGPTREFFRLCLHEIKDKIGIFEGPLNAKVLTCNSKAMKDNGYFYAGQIMAMSIAHGGQSPCFLSELLYECLIKGPDNVKVKTEHITDEETRSQVQSILRAETESQLQEAVAQAASLISLAGHNVRITLENKKDTALDLAHWYVLQRTRAPFERFRDGLTSLGVLDALQRYPLQTKCLFVKAEKGLTATDVENLFEIIYSERGSNAFREECRILAFWQDYLQDAEIENDVSLEDILVFFTGCDSIPALGFSPKPSLEFITHSRFPVANTCENILRIPVHAEYTDFRSDMNFAIRNSPGFGRA, from the exons ATGCCTTGTCACAACAAACTAGTCGAGCCATCCCTAACCTCCAATCAAAAGTTGAGTGGAGGCCTTTTGAAAAAACTCTTCCATCAAAAGTCCATTTACGTCAGGCCTGACAAGGTCATTTTGAGTGAAGAAAACCAATCT CCATCTTCTGGGGAAGACAGCCATGCAGAGAGCCTTGATTTTGCTCAAATGTCAGACAGTGACAAATGTG TCATTGGTAGTGTAGGTGACATTTCCAAAGAAGTTGTCTCAGCTATCTCCACTGTTGAGGCCCAGTCCCTCTTCAGAAATAACCCTTCCATCTCCAGTGGTGATCAAGTTATCTGGTGTGTTGCTACCGAAGATATTTGCACCGATGCACCTTCCATCTCAGCTGACACCGCCACCATGTCCACTAGTCCTCCTGTCATCACTATTGATGAGACCCTCATCCTGTCCAGTGGAACCTCTGCAATCTCCAGTGGCAACACCTCTGGTGTGTCCCATGGTCCCCAACCATCTGGCAATATTTCATCCAGCACATCCTACAG TACATACCTGGACCTATTTGAGGAAGAATATCTCTCTGATGACCATGATCTCCAGGAAGCCATTTCAAGGTCTTTAGATTCCAGTGCAAGTGAGAG TGATTTAAAGGTGACGTTGGAGAGAATAATGGAGCAGATTGCTTCTCGAGTAAATAATGACAGCACTGTACGCTTCAATATTGTCAGAAGAAATGTGTGGGATGGAGCATCCAGAGCCATGGGCAGATCCAATTTTTCACCCGAGAAGAAGGTAGACGTTAAGTTCACTGATGACTATGGGATATCTGAGGGTGCTGTGGACAATGGAGGTCCTACTCGTGAGTTTTTCCGACTCTGTCTACACGAAATCAAGGACAAGATTGGCATCTTTGAGGGTCCACTTAATGCTAAAGTCCTTACATGCAACTCCAAAG CAATGAAAGACAATGGATACTTTTATGCTGGTCAGATCATGGCAATGTCAATCGCCCATGGGGGGCAGAGTCCGTGTTTCCTTTCTGAACTCTTGTACGAGTGTCTTATAAAGGGTCCAGACAACGTGAAGGTCAAAACTGAACATATTACTGATGAAGAAACAAGGTCACAGGTGCAGTCG atCTTACGGGCTGAGACTGAATCACAACTGCAAGAGGCAGTTGCACAGGCAGCCAGCTTAATCAGTCTTGCTGGTCACAATGTTCGCATAACactggaaaacaaaaaagacactGCTTTGGACTTGGCACACTGGTATGTCCTCCAGCGGACCCGTGCACCTTTTGAAAG GTTCAGAGATGGTTTAACATCTCTAGGTGTCCTAGATGCTCTCCAGAGATACCCTCTACAAACAAAGTGCCTTTTTGTGAAGGCTGAAAAGGGTTTAACAGCAACTGATGTGGAGAATCTCTTTGAGATCATTTACTCCGAAAGAGGGAGTAATGCATTTCGAGAAGAGTGCCGGATCCTGGCTTTCTGGCAAGACTATCTTCAGGATGCTGAAA TTGAAAACGATGTCTCTCTAGAAGATATTCTTGTTTTCTTCACTGGATGTGACAGCATTCCAGCCCTGGGTTTCTCTCCAAAGCCCAGCCTTGAATTCATCACCCACTCCCGATTTCCAGTGGCTAATACTTGCGAAAATATTCTTCGCATACCAGTTCATGCAGAATACACTGATTTCAGATCTGACATGAATTTTGCCATACGCAATTCACCTGGATTTGGAAGAGCATGA